Genomic window (Leptotrichia sp. oral taxon 212):
TAAAGATTGAATAAAACCTATAAATTCTGTACAGCCTTTATAAGGAAATAATATCTGGGAACTGTTATAATAAAATTGAAAGGAGAAAAAGCAAATGAGAATGATTGAAGGATTTAATAAAACCATTGATTATATTGAAAGTGCCATGAAAGATGAAATCGATGAAAAGAAGATTTTAGAACTGTCTGGCTATTCATATGCTATGTTCCGCAGGATATTTTCAATTCTTACTGAAACAACTTTATCCGAGTATATAAGAGCAAGGAAGCTGACTGAAGCGGCAAAGAAGATTCGTGAAACAGATGAGAAAATAATAGAATTGGCATTTGAATACGGCTATGATTCACCTGATTCATTTGGACTGGCTTTTAAGAATTTTCATGGATATACTCCTTCAGAAGTGAGAAAAGGAAAGCCTTTCCGTGCAGTTTCACGAGTAAGGCTCATGTTAACAGTCAAAGGAGGAAATAATATGAATATTACCATTCAGAAAAAGGAAGCATTTAAAGTTGCAGGAATAAATGCAAAGAATATAGAGCCGTCATCCTGTCCGGAAGTGTGGAAGGAGCTGTTTTCAAAATATTCCCCTGAGAAACTTGAAAATCTTGGAAACGGTCAAAGCTACGGAATGTGTCATGATATGAAAAATACCAAAAAAATCAACTATATGGCATGTTATGATGTAAGGGATATAGAAAAGGCAGAGGAAATGGGTCTTGAAATTGTGGAAGTGGCTGCAGCTGAATATGCAGTCGTGGAACTTACAGGAAAAATACCTGATTCAATCCATGCAGGCTGGAAATACGTATTTGAAGTGTTTTTTCCTGAACAGGGATACAGGCATTCAGGAAAACCTGATTTTGAAGTCTACTTAGAAGAGGATATGTATAGTGAAACATATAAAATGGAGCTCTGGATTCCTATAGTGAAGGAATAGGAATAAAAAATCTGTAAAATCTTAAGATATTTTTATAGTTTAGACAAAGAAGAGATGGAATTATGTGCTGGCTCCAACAGACACGTTGATAACCAATAGGAACCGCATTAATGTAAATAGTGGAGACTTTTTAAATTCAAACAGGGTTACACTTGCAACAGGAAGACTGAACATGGAAAACGACAATCTGAAATTAATAGACGTGACATAAGGGAAGGGTTCGATAGGTGAAAAGGGTGTTGATGCACTGACCTTTCAAAGCTTGAATTTATAGGGAAGACAGTGGTTAAAAGAATGAATATTCAGCTTGATTAAACGAAAAAATATGGGAAAAATGATATAATAGGTTGGATGAGAAATTGACAAATTGGAATTTATAGAGGTGAGAAAAATGTAATGGCAACATATTCAACTTAAATCGAAATAATATAAAATTACGAGGAGATTATAAGATGAACAATTATATAAAATTAAATGAAAATAGATGGAATAATGTAAAAAATGACTATACTGAGCCATTGACACATGAAGAATTAGAAGAAGTTAGAAATAATCCAATTTCTGTTGCATTAACTGTTGGGAAAAAAGTTCCGAAAGAATGGTTTGAAAAAGCAAACGGAAAAAAGATATTAGGTTTAGCTTGTGGTGGTGGACAGCAGGGTCCAGTTTTTGCTATAAAAGGTTATGATGTAACCATAATGGATTTTTCTAAATCACAATTACAAAGAGATGATATGGTTGCTAAAAGAGAAGGCTTAAAAATCAATACAGTTCAAGGCGATATGACAAAACCATTTCCATTTGAAAATGAAACTTTTGATATTATTTTTAATCCGGTTTCAAATGTATATGTAGAAGATTTAGAAAACATATATAAAGAAGCCTCTCGAGTATTGAAAAAGGGTGGACTGTTAATGGTCGGATTTATGAATCCTTGGATATACATGTATGATGCTGACATTGTATGGGACAAACCCGATGAGGAATTACTTTTAAAGTTTTCAATACCTTTTAATTCAAAAGAGCTTGAAGAGGAAGGCAAGATAACCATAAATCCAGAATATGGATATGAATTTAGCCATACCTTAGAAACTCAGATTAGAGGACAACTTAAAAATGGTCTCGCTATGATAGATTTTTATGAATCATGTGATAAAAGACATAGATTATCACGTTATGGAAATGACTATATAGCTACACTCTGCATTAAACTATAATATTATAGAACATACTTCAGGAGAATAGCCCCATTTTATTTCCTTAAGGGTTAAAATCTAAAAATCCCAGTTTGTTTGTATTTTAGAATAAAAAGTGTAGAGGTTAAGGTACAGAATAAATAATAATTAAATGGAAGAAAAAATATAGGGAATATGACTATCAATTTTTTAAGTTTCTAGCAAATAAAGATATTGCTGGAATTAAATCTGATATTAAAGAAATGATGAATCCAAAAATTGCAAAAAAAAACTTTATGAAATAAGTATATATTAAATTAAAATGTACCTAAAAACTAGGCGGTGAATGTTAATTTAAAGGTACATTTTCATATTTATTTGTCTATTTTATAGCTGATTTTTATTTCTGAGAAAAATTTCTTTAAATAAAATTTGATTTTTAGAAAAATAGAGGTAAACTATGTATATAGAAATAATATTACAGAAAATTCTACTTTTCATAAAACATTTACAAACAAGTAAAAAAATAGGACACAATAACTAAGACATAAAATAAGTATTTTAATTATATAACATATAAATAACAAAAATATAATACTTTAATGGAGGTTAGTTATGAAAAAGATGAAAACTTATGGTTTAAAAAAATTGGGACTTTTCAATCCAAAAGAAGTATACCGTAATCTCACTCCTACAAAACTTGTAGAAATGGCTATACAGAGAGGTGAAGGAGTATTGTCAAGTACAGGTGCATTATCTGTAACAACTGGAAAATATACAGGGCGTTCCCCTGAAGATAAATTTGTCGTTGATACTCCTGATATTCATAATAAGATAGCGTGGGGAAGTGTAAACAGACCTATTGAAAAGGAAAAATTTGACCTTATATATGGGAAACTTATTTCCTATCTGCAGAACAGGGAAATATTTATTTTTGATGGGCTTGCAGGAGCCGACCCTACATGCAGAAAAAAATTCAGGATAGTAAATGAAATGGCAAGTCAGAATCTCTTTATACACCAGCTTTTAATAAGACCGACAGAAGATGAACTGAATAATTATGGAAAGGAAGACTTTACAATTATTGCGGCACCTGGATTCCAATGTAATCCGGAACTTGACGGGACACATTCTGAGGCTGCAATTATTATTAATTTTGAAAAGAAAATAGGAATTATATGCGGTTCAAGATATTCAGGAGAAATCAAGAAAATGGTATTCTGTGTTATGAATCTCCTGATGCCTGATCTGGACGTGCTTCCTATGCACTGTTCTGCAAACATAGATCCTGTATCAGGAGAAACTGCCGTATTCTTTGGGCTTTCAGGAACAGGAAAAACAACACTTTCAACAGATCCAAACCGAAAACTCATAGGTGATGATGAACATGGATGGTCTGATCATGGAATATTCAATTTTGAAGGAGGGTGTTATGCAAAATGTATAAACCTCAAGGAAAAATACGAACCTGAAATCTATCATGCAATAAAATTTGGAAGCCTTGTGGAAAATGTGGTAATGGATCCGAAAACACAGGAATTCGACTTTAAGGACAAGAGCCTGACCGAAAATACAAGGGTCGGATATCCTATCAGCTATATTTCAAATGCACAGATTCCTGGAGTTGGAGGAATACCTTCAGTTGTAATATTCCTGACAGCTGATGCATTTGGTGTCCTGCCGCCGATATCAAGACTGGATAAAAATGCTGCAATGTACCATTTTATAACAGGATTTACATCAAAGCTTGCAGGAACTGAAAGAGGAGTTACAGAGCCTCAGCCGACATTTTCAACTTGTTTTGGGGAGCCTTTCATGCCGTTAAATCCTGCCGTTTATGCAGAAATGTTCGGTAAAAAGATTGAAAAATATAATACAAAGGTGTTCCTCATAAATACAGGATGGTCTGGAGGACCTTACGGAATAGGAAGCAGAATAGATTTAAGAAATACAAGGGCAATGGTAACAGCGGTATTGAACGGGGAGCTTGATAATGTAGAGTACAGACATGATGAAATCTTTAATGTGGAAGTTCCTCAATACTGTCCAAATGTTCCATGTGAAATACTGAATCCTGCTGACAC
Coding sequences:
- a CDS encoding AraC family transcriptional regulator, with amino-acid sequence MRMIEGFNKTIDYIESAMKDEIDEKKILELSGYSYAMFRRIFSILTETTLSEYIRARKLTEAAKKIRETDEKIIELAFEYGYDSPDSFGLAFKNFHGYTPSEVRKGKPFRAVSRVRLMLTVKGGNNMNITIQKKEAFKVAGINAKNIEPSSCPEVWKELFSKYSPEKLENLGNGQSYGMCHDMKNTKKINYMACYDVRDIEKAEEMGLEIVEVAAAEYAVVELTGKIPDSIHAGWKYVFEVFFPEQGYRHSGKPDFEVYLEEDMYSETYKMELWIPIVKE
- a CDS encoding class I SAM-dependent methyltransferase, encoding MNNYIKLNENRWNNVKNDYTEPLTHEELEEVRNNPISVALTVGKKVPKEWFEKANGKKILGLACGGGQQGPVFAIKGYDVTIMDFSKSQLQRDDMVAKREGLKINTVQGDMTKPFPFENETFDIIFNPVSNVYVEDLENIYKEASRVLKKGGLLMVGFMNPWIYMYDADIVWDKPDEELLLKFSIPFNSKELEEEGKITINPEYGYEFSHTLETQIRGQLKNGLAMIDFYESCDKRHRLSRYGNDYIATLCIKL
- the pckA gene encoding phosphoenolpyruvate carboxykinase (ATP), with product MKTYGLKKLGLFNPKEVYRNLTPTKLVEMAIQRGEGVLSSTGALSVTTGKYTGRSPEDKFVVDTPDIHNKIAWGSVNRPIEKEKFDLIYGKLISYLQNREIFIFDGLAGADPTCRKKFRIVNEMASQNLFIHQLLIRPTEDELNNYGKEDFTIIAAPGFQCNPELDGTHSEAAIIINFEKKIGIICGSRYSGEIKKMVFCVMNLLMPDLDVLPMHCSANIDPVSGETAVFFGLSGTGKTTLSTDPNRKLIGDDEHGWSDHGIFNFEGGCYAKCINLKEKYEPEIYHAIKFGSLVENVVMDPKTQEFDFKDKSLTENTRVGYPISYISNAQIPGVGGIPSVVIFLTADAFGVLPPISRLDKNAAMYHFITGFTSKLAGTERGVTEPQPTFSTCFGEPFMPLNPAVYAEMFGKKIEKYNTKVFLINTGWSGGPYGIGSRIDLRNTRAMVTAVLNGELDNVEYRHDEIFNVEVPQYCPNVPCEILNPADTWDNKEAYYSYAKKLAKMFQENFEKKYPNMPVYIAEAGPKA